The DNA sequence TTTAGTTGTTCTTGAGACATTAGATAACGCACCTCATTCCCCATAGTGACATTTTATCACGATAGTCTACAAGGTGACATTATCATAAAATAACCACAAAAGTTTTAACAAAAGTGTTGACATGTGTATTTTTCCATAGTATAATAAAAAACGTCGATTGACATGGGGGTGTAGCTCAGTTGGGAGAGCACCTGCCTTGCAAGCAGGGGGTCAGCGGTTCGAATCCGCTCATCTCCACCATATATGGGCTTGTAGCTCAGGTGGTTAGAGCGCACGCCTGATAAGCGTGAGGTCGATGGTTCGAGTCCATCCAGGCCCACCATAAGTAAGTAAAAAATGCCCCTTATGGGGAGTTTTTAGCCCCCTTTGCAACCCTTGCGATTAGCAAGGGAATTTTTGTATGTAGATATGGCAATAATTTGATATGGAATATTATTTTGAGGTGTTTTAAGTATGTCTTTAAATGATGTTATTAATGTGTTTAAGTCAAATAGCATTGAGGCATATTTTGTAGGCGGTTCGGTAAGAGATGAAATTATGGGGCGTAAAAGCAGCGATATTGACTTTGCTGTCCCGTTAAAACCTGAAGAGGTCATGATGGTTTTTAAAGAAGCGTCCTTTAAAGTTATACCCACAGGTCTTAAATATGGAACAATTACAGTATTGGATGACGGGACAGGGTATGAGGTCACGACATTCAGGCAGGATATAAGTTATAGTGACTCAAGACACCCTGATATGGTAGTCTATGCATCTGATATACGTTCAGACTTATCCAGAAGAGACTTTACCGTAAATGCTATAGCTAAATCACTGGATGGGGAAATTATCGATCCTTTCAATGGCACTGAAGACATAAAGAATAAAATAATAAAATGCGTTGGGAACCCGTATGAAAGGTTTAACGAGGATGCCCTGAGGATAATGAGAGGAATCCGGCTGGCGGTAGTGCTTGGATTTGAGATAGAAAAAAATACTTTAAGTGCAATGAGGGAATTATCATATAAACTTAAAGAGATATCGGCCGAGAGGATACAGGTAGAGTTTGTGAAGGCAATGACATCTGACAATCCAGACAGGGCTATGGACTATTTTTTAGAAACTGGCGTATTCCATATAATACTACCTGAAATTGAACAGGCAGTTGGAATGAAGCAGAATAAATATCATGAGTTTACTGTGTACGAACATATAAAGAGGGTTGTTACTGGAGTCCCGCAGGATAAGGTCTTAAGGATTGCTGCCCTGCTCCATGATGTGGGCAAGGTATTTACCCGTTCATATCTCATGACAATAAGCGGTGTGGTATACAAGAGTGGAGACAGTATATATCTTCATGCAGACAATGAATATCTCTTATATGGCAGGAAATTTACAAGGTATATCAACAAAAAGGTGTTGGTAAAGGGGCATTATCAGTACAACCATCCCGAACGCAGGATAATAGTAAAGCACATTGAGGAAACAAAGACTGGCGTTGAGAAATCTATTGATGAAACAGACATTAAATTCATTGGACACGAAGTGTTTTCAGAGCAGATAGGGGGAGAATTTTTAAATAGGCTAAGGTTTGACAACGATACAAAGGATGCGGTTTTAAATTTGGTGAGGCATCATATGGATGTAATCAAATACAGGCCAGCTACGGAGTATGACATAAAGAGGATTATGGTAAGCATTGGCCGAAGGGATGTTGAAAGATTTATAGAACTTTATAGGGCAGATGGTGATGCCAAGGGTAAGGGAAAGGTGGACCAGGACTGGTTTTTGAAAGAATACATGAGGTTATTAGATGAGGATTTCCCTTACAGCGTGAATGAGCTAAATTGTGATGGGTTGGGTTCTAAGATTATCGATATCTATTATGAGATGAAAGGCAGACGGCCTAAGGAAGAGATTAAGAGGATAAAAGAGGATATATTTGACAGGGTCTTGAGAGACAATAGTTTGAATAATGAAAGGGATATTATAAATATTATCAGAGAAATATTGAAGAGGTATTAAAAACCTCCTTTGTGGCAATAATTACCTCAAAGGAGGTTTTCTTATGGGTCGATGTTTCGTGTGTGGGAGAGAGACACAAAATGAGAGCACACTTTTGAACCAGAAGGTGTGCGATAAATGTTATGAAAAGATAAAAAATATCAGCACCAGGGACCCGGATTATGAGTATTACATAGGGGCAGTAAAGCTTATACTTCAAAATTATGTTAACAATCTTTAAAAGTTTATTGAATTACCTCCATCAATAATATACAATGATGTTAGAAAAGATTCATGGGGGTGTAGTTATGGCTTTGCTCTATTATTTAGATGGGGAAATTTTGGAAGAAGAACCAAAGGTATCTGCCCAGGACAGGGGATATAACTTTGGCGATGGTGTTTATGAGGTGATAAGAAGCTATAGGGGTAAGCTGTTTGCCCTTGAGGATCATGTGGAAAGACTTTTCCGCAGTGCCTCATATATAGATTTAAAACTTCCATATTCACCAGACGAGATGTCAAAGCTTATTACCGATTTTTATAATAAAAGCGGAAATCCTGAGGCTGCAGTGTATCTGCAGATAACTCGCGGTGCTGCTGTAAGAAACCATACCTATGAGAGAGGCATGAAACCTGTAGTTTTCATGTATTCCAAGCCGCTGGATGATAAACCCTTAAGCTATTATGAGGGTGGTTTTAAAGCTATAACAGTCCACGATGGAAGATGGGATATGTGCCAGGCTAAGACCATCTGCCTCTTATATAACATACTGGCCAAACAGAAGGCAAAGGATGCTGGATGTGATGAGGCTATATTTGTAAGGGACAACGGAGAGGTTACAGAATGTGGTTCATCTAACCTCTTCATAATAAAAGATGGCATATTGAAAACTCATCCAGCCGATAACAGAATACTTTCTGGTATAACAAGAAAATACGTCATAGAAGTGGCCAGAAAAAACGGTGTACATTTCAGAAATGAGATATTCTATAAAGAGGATCTCTTTACTGCTGATGAGGTATTCATGACAGGTACCCTTTCAGAAATCTCCCCATTTGTAGAAATAGATGGCAAGACGGTTGGGAATGGGAAACCGGGAGAGATTACCCTTAAACTCCTCCATTCATTCTATGAGATGGTGAGGAGTGTTTAGGACCTTAAGGTCCTTTTTGTTTATGGATATAGTGCTTATAGCGCCCTTTGAGGGTTTAAAAAGCACAGCGGAAGAGATTGTAAAAGAAAAAAATCTCCCGGTGGATGTTGTGCTGGGAGACCTTAGCGAAGGGGTACGGGTGGCAAAGGAGATTGAGTCTAAAGGGGTTGGAGTAATAATAAGCCGTGGTGGCACATATCAGATGATAAAAGAAGCAGTGTCGGTTCCTGTAGTAGAGATACAGGTGAGTGCCTTTGATATATTGAGGGCGCTTAAAGGTTTTTTGGGTACTGGTGATACTATAGGGGCGGTAGGTTACGAAAATGTGGTCTATGGGGTAGAAACCCTGGCAGAAATTATGGACCTTAACATATATAAGGTGATATTCAAAGATGAAGATGAGGCACCCAGACAGGTCTACGAGGCTGCCAGGAAGGGCATAAAGGTATTTGTGGGCGATACCATAGGGATAAGGACAGTTAAAGAGATGGGGCTAAAGGGCAACCTCATCACCTCAGGCAAGGAGGCCATACTGCAGGCTATAGATGAGGCATTCAGGGTGCTGCAGGTGAGGACACAGGAGAAGGCACGGACTGAGCAGTTCAAGGCTATAATTGATTTTGTTCATGATGGCATTATAGCTGTAGATTCTTCGGGGAATGTATCTATATTTAACCGCATGGCTGAGAGCATATTTAAAAAATCCGGTACCCAGATTGTGGGTAAAAATGTAAATGAGGTTATCGAAACCTCAAAACTTCCAGAGGTTTTAAAGACAGGCAAGCCCCAGTTGGGTAAGCTGCAGCAGGTTGGAGATATCATGATTGCTACCAATAGAGTGCCGATAATAGTGGATGGCAGGGTATATGGAGCAGTAGCTACATTTCAGGATGTGACCCAGATACAAAAGATAGAACAGAAGATAAGGAGAGAACTGTATCATAAGGGCCTTGTTGCAAGGTATCACTTTGAGGATATAGTGCATAAAAGCAGGATTATGGAGGATGTAATAGGCCAGGCCAGGAAATATGCCCACCTGGACTCTACTGTCTTAATACTGGGTGAGACAGGTACTGGTAAGGAGCTCTTTGCTCAAAGCATACACAATGAAAGCCCTCGCTCAAAGGGGCCATTTGTGGCAATAAACTGTGCTGCACTTCCAGAAAATTTACTGGAGAGCGAGCTTTTTGGATATACAGAGGGGGCTTTCACCGGGGCGAGAAAAGGCGGTAAGATGGGTGTTTTTGAACTGGCACACAAAGGCACCATATTTTTGGATGAGATAGGTGATATGCCTTTGGATCTCCAATCGAGGCTCCTTAGGGTAATACAGGAGAAAGAGGTAATGAGAATAGGTGATGACAGGATAATACCTGTGGACGTAAGGATAATAGCTTCAACCAATAAAAACCTGGAAGAAAGTATAGAAAGAGGAGAGTTCAGGAAAGACCTGTATTACCGTCTCAACATCCTCAGCCTGAAGATACCGCCACTCAGAGAGAGACGGGAGGATATACCACTGCTTGCTGAACACTTTGCGCGGGTTCATTCATCTGAGATGGGTAAGGAAATAAAAGGGATTACAGAAGATGCCTTGAAGGTTCTCCTGGAATGGGATTACCCGGGAAATGTTAGACAGCTTGAAGGTATCATTGAGAGGGCTGTGGCGCTATCGGATGGTAGGTATATAGATGTAAGTGACATAAGGCAGGTAGACGGTTACAGACAGGATACTAAAGAATATGAGATATACGATAGCGGTATGACCTTGAAGGATATAGAACTCAAGGCAATAAAGGAAGCCCTTGAAATAACTGATAACAATAAGACCAGGGCGTCTAAGCTTCTTGGCATAGACAGGACTACGCTCTGGAGGAGGTTAAGAAAGCTGGAGAAGTGATATATATCACAGCAAATTGACGATAGATGTAATACAATTGATAAAAAATCAATCCAGAGGTGAACAGGATGGCTTTAAGGAAGATAATAAAAATAGATGAGGATAAGTGCAATGGATGTGGAGAGTGCATAACACCATGTATAGAAGGTGCGCTTATCCTGGAGAATGGGAAGGCTAAGGTCATAAAAGAGGAATTTTGTGATGGCGGCGGCGTGTGTCTTGCTTTCTGTCCCACAGGTGCTCTTACCATAGAGGAGAGGGAGGCAGAGGAGTTTAACAAGGGGGCAGTAAATGAATATTACGGTGATGATAATAAGAGAGAAGAGACATGTATATTTTGTGGCAATTCCGAGTATGAGGCAGCAATAATTGACTTTAGGTTTCAAGGTATAAAGAGGCATGTTTGCGTTAAATGTTTGCCGAGATTGATACATGGATAGGGTCCAGACCTTATGGTCTGGACTTTTGACTGTGCATTGTTTAAAATTAGCTTGAAAAGCAGGGCACCACAACAGCAGTTTTGATATAGACGAGGACGTCATGTATACAGCATTAAAATTATACACACGACTTATAGAGAACCTGATTGAATAAAGCAGTTGCATCAAAAATGAGTTTGTATTGTATTTTGCAACACTATTGCATAATACAACAGCAATATGTTGTATTATGCAATAGTACAGGTTTTTAATTGTCCGGAAGTGGTGTAAAATCGTTCTGGCATAAAACTTGCTATATAACAGCGTGTAAAATTAAAACAGGAGGGATTGTATGAAAAGGTTTGCTGTTGTCGCTAACGCAAAGGATAACGTTGCCACTGCTGTCAAAGAATTAGAGGCAGCAGAAAAGGTCTTACTGGACGTAGACGGTGGTACAAAGGAAATAGTGCTAAATCAAAAGGTCCCATTTGGTCACAAGTTTGCCATCACAGAGATTAAGAAGGGAGAGGAAGTAATCAAATATGGGGAAACAATAGGCAGGGCAACCAGCGACATATATCCCGGTGATTATGTCCATGTACACAATGTGGAAAGCGAGAGAGGGAGGGGTGACTGGAAATGAAAATAAAAGGGTATAGGAGAAAAGACGGTAGTTTCGGTATAAGAAATCATTTGCTTGTAATTCCATCCTCAGTTTGTGCCTCAGAGGTCGCAGCAAGGATAGCCTCCAATGTGGAGGGAGCTGTATCTATACCAAATCAGCACGGCTGCTGCCAGGTTGGAGCAGATATGGAGCAGGTTATAAAGGTACTAATTGGGCTTGGTAAAAATGCAAATGTAGGTGGAGTGCTTGTGGTTGGTCTGGGCTGTGAGGGGGTACCCACGGAACGCGTAGCAAATGAAATCGCTTCTACAGGTAAGCCAGTACAATATATAATCATTCAGGAGTGCGGTGGAACATTGAAAGCTGAAGAGGTGGGCACAAGATTATTGAGGGAAATGGCACAGGAAGTTTTGTCCATGGAGAAGAGCGAGGGGGATATATCAGAACTCATACTTTCTATTGAGTGTGGTGGGTCTGATACCACATCCGGCCTGGCCTCAAATCCTGCCGTAGGTTATGCCTCCGACAAGCTGGTGGACATGGGTGGTACATCGATTTTCTCAGAAACCACTGAATTTATTGGTGCGGAACATATCCTTGCAAGGAGAGCAGTTACCGCTGAGGTTGGTCAAAAGATACTGAACATTGTAAAGGCCTGTGAGGATAAAGCCAAGACAATGGGTGTGGATATGAGAGGAGGCCAGCCTACCCCGGGAAACATAGAGGGTGGGATCACAACTATCGAAGAAAAATCTCTTGGCTGCATTTACAAGGGCGGTACCAAACCCATACAAGATGTGCTGGATTATGGTGAGGCCCCAAAGGGCAAAGGATTGTATATCATGGATACACCCGGACAGGACATAGAGTCTATTACAGGTATGACAGCCGGCGGCTCGCAGATAGTGGTCTTTACTACGGGCAGGGGTACGCCAACTGGTTCTCCCATATGTCCGGTTATAAAGGTTACCGGTAATCCATGGACATATGAGAATATGAAAGATAACATAGATATAAACGCTGGAACAATAGTGGAAGGGGATCAGTCCTTAAAAGAAGTAGGGGAAATTATTTTTAATGAGATAGTCAATGTGGCAAACGGCAAGTTGACAAAGGCAGAGGCACTTGGCCACAGGGAGTTTGGAATTTATAAGCTGATATCAACTTTTTAAAAATGGGGGTAATGTAAATGCCAATAATGAAGTATATGAAAAAGATACCAGGGGGTATGATGGTTGTTCCACTGCTTTTGGGTGCCGTTATAAACACCCTGTTCCCAGAGGCTTTAAATATCGGCGGTTTTACAACAGCTCTTTTCAAACAGGGTGCTATGCCGCTCATCGGGCTTTTTGTGCTCTGCATGGGGTCACAGATAAATTTCAAACAGGCAGGAATTCCACTGGCCAAGGGTGTGGCCCTCACTGCAGTCAAATTTCTTATTGGTGCTGTAATTGGATGGCTGGTTGGAAGATTTATGGGGCCCAGCGGATTATTTGGCCTCACACCGCTGGCGATAATAGGCGCTATGACCAATTCCAATGGTGGGCTATATGCAGCATTGGCCGGTGAATTTGGAGACGCCAGTGATGTCGGTGCCATATCGGTTTTGTCTATAAATGATGGCCCATTTCTCACCATGGTTGCGCTTGGCGCAACTGGCCTGGCCAATATTCCTTTTATAGCATTCGTGGCTGTTCTGGTACCTATTGTAGTTGGGATGATTTTGGGCAACCTGGATGAGGACTGGAGAAAGCTTCTGGCTAAAGGGCAGGACCTCTTGATTCCATTCTTTGCATTTCCATTAGGTGCCGGTCTTGACTTTAGAACAATATATACAGCCGGCTTACCGGGTGTGCTATTGGGGCTTATGACGGTTGTTTTGACAGGCCTTGGTGGCTACTATACAATTAAATACGGTTTTAAAGAGAGAAAAGGTGTTGGAGCAGCCATAGGAACGACCGCAGGAAATGCTGTAGCCACACCGGCTGCTGTAGCGGCAGCAGACCCAAGCCTTGCAGCTTTAGCACCGGTTG is a window from the Calorimonas adulescens genome containing:
- a CDS encoding CCA tRNA nucleotidyltransferase — its product is MSLNDVINVFKSNSIEAYFVGGSVRDEIMGRKSSDIDFAVPLKPEEVMMVFKEASFKVIPTGLKYGTITVLDDGTGYEVTTFRQDISYSDSRHPDMVVYASDIRSDLSRRDFTVNAIAKSLDGEIIDPFNGTEDIKNKIIKCVGNPYERFNEDALRIMRGIRLAVVLGFEIEKNTLSAMRELSYKLKEISAERIQVEFVKAMTSDNPDRAMDYFLETGVFHIILPEIEQAVGMKQNKYHEFTVYEHIKRVVTGVPQDKVLRIAALLHDVGKVFTRSYLMTISGVVYKSGDSIYLHADNEYLLYGRKFTRYINKKVLVKGHYQYNHPERRIIVKHIEETKTGVEKSIDETDIKFIGHEVFSEQIGGEFLNRLRFDNDTKDAVLNLVRHHMDVIKYRPATEYDIKRIMVSIGRRDVERFIELYRADGDAKGKGKVDQDWFLKEYMRLLDEDFPYSVNELNCDGLGSKIIDIYYEMKGRRPKEEIKRIKEDIFDRVLRDNSLNNERDIINIIREILKRY
- a CDS encoding sigma factor G inhibitor Gin codes for the protein MGRCFVCGRETQNESTLLNQKVCDKCYEKIKNISTRDPDYEYYIGAVKLILQNYVNNL
- the dat gene encoding D-amino-acid transaminase, yielding MALLYYLDGEILEEEPKVSAQDRGYNFGDGVYEVIRSYRGKLFALEDHVERLFRSASYIDLKLPYSPDEMSKLITDFYNKSGNPEAAVYLQITRGAAVRNHTYERGMKPVVFMYSKPLDDKPLSYYEGGFKAITVHDGRWDMCQAKTICLLYNILAKQKAKDAGCDEAIFVRDNGEVTECGSSNLFIIKDGILKTHPADNRILSGITRKYVIEVARKNGVHFRNEIFYKEDLFTADEVFMTGTLSEISPFVEIDGKTVGNGKPGEITLKLLHSFYEMVRSV
- a CDS encoding sigma 54-interacting transcriptional regulator, which gives rise to MFRTLRSFLFMDIVLIAPFEGLKSTAEEIVKEKNLPVDVVLGDLSEGVRVAKEIESKGVGVIISRGGTYQMIKEAVSVPVVEIQVSAFDILRALKGFLGTGDTIGAVGYENVVYGVETLAEIMDLNIYKVIFKDEDEAPRQVYEAARKGIKVFVGDTIGIRTVKEMGLKGNLITSGKEAILQAIDEAFRVLQVRTQEKARTEQFKAIIDFVHDGIIAVDSSGNVSIFNRMAESIFKKSGTQIVGKNVNEVIETSKLPEVLKTGKPQLGKLQQVGDIMIATNRVPIIVDGRVYGAVATFQDVTQIQKIEQKIRRELYHKGLVARYHFEDIVHKSRIMEDVIGQARKYAHLDSTVLILGETGTGKELFAQSIHNESPRSKGPFVAINCAALPENLLESELFGYTEGAFTGARKGGKMGVFELAHKGTIFLDEIGDMPLDLQSRLLRVIQEKEVMRIGDDRIIPVDVRIIASTNKNLEESIERGEFRKDLYYRLNILSLKIPPLRERREDIPLLAEHFARVHSSEMGKEIKGITEDALKVLLEWDYPGNVRQLEGIIERAVALSDGRYIDVSDIRQVDGYRQDTKEYEIYDSGMTLKDIELKAIKEALEITDNNKTRASKLLGIDRTTLWRRLRKLEK
- a CDS encoding ATP-binding protein, with translation MALRKIIKIDEDKCNGCGECITPCIEGALILENGKAKVIKEEFCDGGGVCLAFCPTGALTIEEREAEEFNKGAVNEYYGDDNKREETCIFCGNSEYEAAIIDFRFQGIKRHVCVKCLPRLIHG
- a CDS encoding UxaA family hydrolase; its protein translation is MKRFAVVANAKDNVATAVKELEAAEKVLLDVDGGTKEIVLNQKVPFGHKFAITEIKKGEEVIKYGETIGRATSDIYPGDYVHVHNVESERGRGDWK
- a CDS encoding UxaA family hydrolase, producing MKIKGYRRKDGSFGIRNHLLVIPSSVCASEVAARIASNVEGAVSIPNQHGCCQVGADMEQVIKVLIGLGKNANVGGVLVVGLGCEGVPTERVANEIASTGKPVQYIIIQECGGTLKAEEVGTRLLREMAQEVLSMEKSEGDISELILSIECGGSDTTSGLASNPAVGYASDKLVDMGGTSIFSETTEFIGAEHILARRAVTAEVGQKILNIVKACEDKAKTMGVDMRGGQPTPGNIEGGITTIEEKSLGCIYKGGTKPIQDVLDYGEAPKGKGLYIMDTPGQDIESITGMTAGGSQIVVFTTGRGTPTGSPICPVIKVTGNPWTYENMKDNIDINAGTIVEGDQSLKEVGEIIFNEIVNVANGKLTKAEALGHREFGIYKLISTF
- a CDS encoding 2-keto-3-deoxygluconate permease; protein product: MPIMKYMKKIPGGMMVVPLLLGAVINTLFPEALNIGGFTTALFKQGAMPLIGLFVLCMGSQINFKQAGIPLAKGVALTAVKFLIGAVIGWLVGRFMGPSGLFGLTPLAIIGAMTNSNGGLYAALAGEFGDASDVGAISVLSINDGPFLTMVALGATGLANIPFIAFVAVLVPIVVGMILGNLDEDWRKLLAKGQDLLIPFFAFPLGAGLDFRTIYTAGLPGVLLGLMTVVLTGLGGYYTIKYGFKERKGVGAAIGTTAGNAVATPAAVAAADPSLAALAPVATAQVAASVIITAILCPLLTSYLDKREKAAAKS